In the genome of Methanoculleus sp. SDB, the window AATTGTCAGGCGAAGGAATCTTGACCGTTATTTCACGGGTGTCTATGGCTCTCCCCGATCAAAAAGCGATTGCATCAGGGCTATCCTTGCCATGACAGGGGTTCCCCCGGAGTCCGTCCTCTTCGTCGGGGATGCGCATAACGATCTGCAGGCGGCAAAGGAGGCAGGAGTGCGATTTGTCGGCAGGGTCACCCCCCGTCAGCCGAACAGGTTCACCGGCGAACCCGGCGTCGATCATGTTATAAGCGACCTTTATGAACTTTACCGGTATATCAGGGCAGAATACGGTTCATGAAAATCCCGGTACCGGATGAGTGAAAAGACCCCGACCCCCCTTCATGGATTCCCTGAGCGACCGTCAAAAAAACTGCGCAGCCAGAGTTCCGTGCACACAATTCTCCATATTTCATGGGAATATGCCGAAGTGCCGGCGAGAAAATCACGAAAGCTTTCTTCAACTGCGGTGGCATTCCAGTACTTCCGTTTCCGGAAACTCTCCGAGGTGAGGATTGAACAGATCAACGCACGGAGATCCTCTTTCATCCACACCTCATCGGGTGCGGCGAATCCGACTTTATCCATGCGGCATCGAATTGCATCGGGGACAATCCCTTTGATGGCCTTTCTGAGAACGGATTTCGTTACACCCCTGCGAATTTTATGGTCGAGCGGAAGTGCCCCGAAAAACTCGGCAAGACGGTAGTCAAGAAACGGAACCCGCGCCTCAACGGAAAAAGCCATCGAATTCCTGTCTTCGTAGTGCAAAAGGGCGGGAAGGTTCGTAGCCTCAATCTCAGCGGCAAGAACGCGGTCAAGCGTACCTTCATACCGGTTAATGGAGGGCACCGATCCACTCAGGAGCGCACGCCTGCCGGATCGAACCTGCCTCTGCACGAAGGCGTCCCGGAAGAAGGCGTGGTGGCGCAGAAGGCTCAACCCCACTTCACTTACGGCACGGGCAGGGTGGCGGACGAGACTGCGGAAGAACGGTACCATATATGCGATGTATCCTCCCAGCTGCTCGTCCGCACCCTGCCCGTCAAGCACGACACGGACCATTGTACCGGCAAGATGCATAACACAGTACTGTGCGAATATGGAGAGCGATCCAAAGGGCTCATCCTGCATGTAGACAAGCCGATCGAGATGCTCTTTCAGCCGATCCGGATCAGGATATACGGAATGGGGCGAGATCTCTGTTCCTGCAAGGGCGATGTCGATAAATCTGCCCTCATCAAATCGTTCATCGGCATACCGGGCCGAGAAGGTGTTCTGGCGATCCCCGACACTCCCCGGTGATTCGGTACGGATCAGACCATTAATCAGGGCGACAATTGTCGACGAATCAATGCCACCGCTCAGGCAGGTCCCGACCGGCACATCACTTCGAAGGCGAAGCCTTACGGAATCACGGAGCAGGTCAATACACCGCCCGGCAGCGTCCGCCTCTTCAGCACTTCCGCGTGATACCACCGTATCCGACATGAAGAGCCGCCAGTAGCGTTCCGGAGGGAGCGCTTCACCACCGCGAACAACCATGAAATGGGCCGGAGGGAGCTGGGATATTCCTGCAAACATTGTTGCCGGCGTATGGTCCATAACGCCCCATGCAAGAAACGCCATCACCATCTCATCATCAGGGCGTGTGCCAATGCCCGGATGTTCGAGCAGCGCCTTGATCTCCGAGGCGAAGTAGAGTGATCCGTCCCTGAGAGCATAATAAAAAGGCTTTATCCCGAAGCGATCGCGGGCGCAGAAGAGTTCTCCGCAGGTACTGTCATACAGGGCGAATGCCCACATGCCGTTGAACCGTGCAAGGCACTCGGGCCCCCATTCCTCGAAGGCATGGAGGATGACTTCACTGTCGCTTTCCGACCTGAAACGGTGGCCGAGCAGGGCAAGCTCCTTCCGGAGTTCCCGATAATTATAGATTTCCCCGTTGAAAACGAGCAGGAGCGACCCGTCTTCGTTCGTCATCGGCTGTACGGCATGCTCACTCAGATCGATGATGGACAGGCGCCGGTGGGCAAGGGCAATGCGGCCGTCACGAAAGAAACCCTCCCCGTCGGGTCCTCGATGGACAAGCCGCCCGGACATGCGTCGTACCAGCATCTCGTCCGGTTCACCTCCGGACATGGCAAAATGCCCCGCAATCCCGCACATTATCTATTCTTTTTCGTTCTTCACTGTTATGAGCCCTCTGATCAAGTGCATGGGACAGGAAAGGCACAGCGGGTCTCATCCTGCCGGGTGCCTGCCGTCAGCCGGGCGGACGCTCGCCGGTCAGCATGAAACGGGCGATACTATAGAAGATTACATGAATCTTGGGAAGCAACACGTACCTCAGCTGTAAAAACGGCGGAAGAGCGATTCTATGAGATTGTGCGTGATCGGGGACGGGAGAAGTGTGCACACGCAGCGGTGGGTGGAGTATTTTGCCGAACGGCACGAGGTGCACCTCATCACCTATGATGCCATGGAACGAACCATCCCCGGGGTGCAGGAGCACGTTCTCCGGACAGTGATTCCCGGCCTCCATGCCGCATTCTGGCCCCGGCACATCCGGATTATCCGTCTCGTCCGAAAAATTCGCCCCGATCTTATCCATGCGCATTTTATCACCAAATACGGATTTCACCTCGCACTGCTCCGGTTTCACCCGTCGGTACTCTCAGCATGGGGAGATGACGTGCTGATCCTTCCTCCGCAGAGCACCATCATCCGTGCTTTCACGCGCCTCGCCCTCCGCCGTGCCGACCGGATCTACGCTGTCTCCCGCGACATACAATCCCGTATCATCCATGATTTTCATATCAGCCCCGATAAAGTCAGGCATCTTCCCTTCGGCGTGGATACCGGGATGTTCAAGCCCGGACACCGTGACGAGCCGGCGGATCGCACGATTACGATCTTCTCAAACCGCGGCTTTCAGCCCGTATATGACAACGAAACACTTGTGAGAGGATTCGCCGGGGCATATGCCGAAAATCCATCCCTCAGGCTGATTCTCAAGGGTGAAGGGCCGGAAAAGGAAAAAATAGCCGGACTCGTGCACCTTCTGGGAATAGACGGTGTTGTTATATTCCAGGGGCGCGGGGAATACCGGGACGTGGCAACAGACCTTCGGGCTGCGGATATCTTCATCACAACGGCACTATCGGACGGAACTCCCGTCTCGCTGCTCGAGGCAATGGCGGCAGGACTCCCCTGCATTGCCACGGCGGTAGGCGGGATACCCGAATGGATTCGCGATGAAGAAAACGGCCTTATGGTAAGGCCGAGAGAGCCCGCGCTTGTTGCAGAAAAAATCTTAATGCTCGCCGAAGACGAACAGAAACGAAGAACACTGGGGATGAACGCCCGGAAAAATATTGAAGATTCTGGAGACTGGTGGAAACTCATGAAAACGGCGGAAGATGATTACATCGCCCTTATCAGACAGTACGGAGGAAAAGGGGAATGAAATGGAAGGGAAAATCAGTACTGGTGACCGGTGCCGGCGGTTTCATCGGAAGTCATCTGGTCGAACGCCTTCTCGGGGAAGGTGCAAACGTCACCGCACTGGTCCATTACAACTCCCGCAATGATTGGGGAATGCTTGAGGATATCTCCCATGAAGGCAAATCCCCTGAGGTTATAGCGGGAGATGTGACGGATGCGCGCGCTGTACGGTGCTGTACCGAAGGCAAAGATGTCGTTTTTCACCTCGCGGCACTTATCGGAATCCCCTATTCGTACCGTGCACCGGAATCCTACGTGGCCACGAATATCAGGGGAACCCTGAACGTGATGCAGGCGGCTCTCGATGCCGGCGTGTCCCGCGTCGTACATACGTCCACGAGCGAAGTATACGGGACCGCGCGCTATACCCCCATCGATGAGGAACACCCCCTGCAAGGCCAGTCCCCGTACTCGGCCAGCAAGATCGGAGCTGACAAAATCGCCGAATCGTTCTTCTGCTCCTTCGATCTCCCGGTGACGACGCTCCGTCCGTTCAATACCTTCGGGCCCCGCCAGTCGACCCGCGCCATAATTCCCACAATCATTACCCAGGCGCTCACATCGGATACCGTGAGACTCGGATCCTTGGATCCGGTCAGGGATCTGACCTATGTCGCTGACACCGTTTCCGCTTTCATCAGGATAGCCGGATCGCCGGCAGCGATCGGAGAGACGGTAAATGCAGGAAGCGGAAAGGGCGTGACAATCGGTGAGCTTGCACGGATGATCCTCAACGCGGTCAATCCTGACGCAACGATTGCGACAGACGATGCCCGGGTAAGGCCCGGAAAGAGCGAAGTGATGACACTTATCTGCAATAACGAAAAAGCCGGAAACCTGATTGGCTGGAAACCGTCATATACGCTCGAAGAGGGCATCGCCCTCACAATCACATGGATGAAGGAACACCTCGCACGGTATAAGCCGGGACTGTATACGGTGTAGGAGGACAGGGAGATGCAGGCAGTCATACTTGCCGGGGGACGCGGGCGACGGCTTCGCCCTTATACGACGGTGCTCCCGAAACCTCTCATGCCGATTGGTGATTACCCGATTCTCGAAGTCATACTCCGCCAGCTGCACCAGTGCGGGTTTGATGACATCATCATCAGCACCGGATACCTCCATGAAATCATCCGCGCATATCTCGACTCTGCGGCACATCCGGGATGGCATATCCGGTACAGCCATGAACAGGAGCCGCTCGGGACAATCGGTCCGCTCCGCCTCATACATGATCTCGAATCCCGCTTCCTCGTAATGAACGGGGATATCCTGACCGATCTGAATTACCGGCTCCTGATGGAGGCGCATACTGCACAGGAGGCCCGTGCGACGGTTGCGACATACCAGCGCGATGTCCCGATCGATTTCGGTGTTCTCACACGCGATGCGGAGAACCGGATCACATCGTTCCGTGAAAAACCGCTTTTCCACTTCGACGTGAGCATGGGAATTTACGTCTTTGAGCGGGACATTCTGGAGTTTGTCCCGGAGGACAGGCCGTTCGGCTTCGATGATCTGATGTATGCGCTGATTGACGCGGAAGAGCGGGTGTACAGTTACCCCTATGACGGGTACTGGCTCGATATCGGGCGTCCCGACGATTATGAACGCTCCATCGAAGAGTTCGATCAATTCAGGGACCGGTTTTTGATATGAACGTGCTCGTGACGGGTGCATCGGGTTTTACCGGACAGAGTATGCTCCGGTACCTGAACGGCATTCTGCCTGCCGACGCGGCACTCATCGCACACTATCGTGCGTCGCCTGTTCCATCCGGCATTCCCTGCACCCGGCTCCGCGCAAATCTTCGTTCAGCTGCCGAGACGGAATCGATGATCCGCGCATCAGAACCCGATTACATCCTGCACCTCGCGGGGCGCACCCGGGGAAGCCGGGACGATCTCTTTGCCGACAACACCCTCGCGGCAGGCAACCTGATCGACGCGGTCAGGGGGGCTGCGGACAGCGCCGTTGTCCTGCTGGTGAGTTCCGCGGCGGTCTATGGAAATGCCGGGGATCTGCCGGTACCTGAAACCACACACATCGCACCGGTCAGCACCTACGGTGCTGCCAAAGCAGCCGAAGAACTGCTTGTATACGCCGAAATGGAGCGATACGGCCTCAGAATTTCCATTGCGCGTCCGTTCAACCTCTGTGGTCCCGGACAATCGGGTGCTTTCGCTTTGGGATCCGTCATCAGACAGGCAGTTGCGATTGAGCGCCATGAGCAGGAAACGCTGCAGCTTGCGAATATCGACTCACGCCGCGACTTCATCGATGTCCGGGATGCCGTCAGGGCATTCTGGGCGATTGCCGCCCATACCGCATTCGATAGCGCGTGCAGAGGAGTCAGGTTTAATGTCGGGTCCGG includes:
- a CDS encoding asparagine synthase → MCGIAGHFAMSGGEPDEMLVRRMSGRLVHRGPDGEGFFRDGRIALAHRRLSIIDLSEHAVQPMTNEDGSLLLVFNGEIYNYRELRKELALLGHRFRSESDSEVILHAFEEWGPECLARFNGMWAFALYDSTCGELFCARDRFGIKPFYYALRDGSLYFASEIKALLEHPGIGTRPDDEMVMAFLAWGVMDHTPATMFAGISQLPPAHFMVVRGGEALPPERYWRLFMSDTVVSRGSAEEADAAGRCIDLLRDSVRLRLRSDVPVGTCLSGGIDSSTIVALINGLIRTESPGSVGDRQNTFSARYADERFDEGRFIDIALAGTEISPHSVYPDPDRLKEHLDRLVYMQDEPFGSLSIFAQYCVMHLAGTMVRVVLDGQGADEQLGGYIAYMVPFFRSLVRHPARAVSEVGLSLLRHHAFFRDAFVQRQVRSGRRALLSGSVPSINRYEGTLDRVLAAEIEATNLPALLHYEDRNSMAFSVEARVPFLDYRLAEFFGALPLDHKIRRGVTKSVLRKAIKGIVPDAIRCRMDKVGFAAPDEVWMKEDLRALICSILTSESFRKRKYWNATAVEESFRDFLAGTSAYSHEIWRIVCTELWLRSFFDGRSGNP
- a CDS encoding NAD-dependent dehydratase translates to MKWKGKSVLVTGAGGFIGSHLVERLLGEGANVTALVHYNSRNDWGMLEDISHEGKSPEVIAGDVTDARAVRCCTEGKDVVFHLAALIGIPYSYRAPESYVATNIRGTLNVMQAALDAGVSRVVHTSTSEVYGTARYTPIDEEHPLQGQSPYSASKIGADKIAESFFCSFDLPVTTLRPFNTFGPRQSTRAIIPTIITQALTSDTVRLGSLDPVRDLTYVADTVSAFIRIAGSPAAIGETVNAGSGKGVTIGELARMILNAVNPDATIATDDARVRPGKSEVMTLICNNEKAGNLIGWKPSYTLEEGIALTITWMKEHLARYKPGLYTV
- a CDS encoding nucleoside-diphosphate-sugar pyrophosphorylase — encoded protein: MQAVILAGGRGRRLRPYTTVLPKPLMPIGDYPILEVILRQLHQCGFDDIIISTGYLHEIIRAYLDSAAHPGWHIRYSHEQEPLGTIGPLRLIHDLESRFLVMNGDILTDLNYRLLMEAHTAQEARATVATYQRDVPIDFGVLTRDAENRITSFREKPLFHFDVSMGIYVFERDILEFVPEDRPFGFDDLMYALIDAEERVYSYPYDGYWLDIGRPDDYERSIEEFDQFRDRFLI